One stretch of Arachis duranensis cultivar V14167 chromosome 1, aradu.V14167.gnm2.J7QH, whole genome shotgun sequence DNA includes these proteins:
- the LOC107462953 gene encoding uncharacterized protein LOC107462953, which yields MAGIASGICNIALGTSDARRPPQAASRPNRNTTTAAVAGTTTPTPCEEQERKNCCKTRSQNIKGLTNQTGFVKGNANGVINFGTLTSNP from the coding sequence ATGGCAGGGATTGCGTCCGGAATCTGCAATATTGCTCTTGGCACGAGTGATGCTCGAAGACCACCACAAGCTGCTTCTAGGCCTAACAGGAACACCACTACCGCCGCCGTTGCCGGCACCACTACTCCTACTCCATGTGAAGAGCAGGAGAGGAAAAACTGCTGCAAAACAAGGTCTCAAAATATAAAAGGTCTAACAAATCAGACCGGATTTGTGAAGGGCAACGCTAATGGTGTCATCAACTTTGGCACCTTGACTAGCAATCCTTGA
- the LOC127740959 gene encoding uncharacterized protein LOC127740959 yields MADSLFRLFGLIDDEDESDLEPRPLHNQGGGVASSRKSTKPRNSLNKTETQNLKGLINNTGHAEGNGNGSIIFGGFDSSTTYTSVKRRN; encoded by the coding sequence ATGGCAGATTCTCTTTTCCGGTTGTTTGGCCTCATTGACGATGAGGACGAATCTGACCTTGAGCCAAGGCCGCTACACAACCAAGGTGGTGGTGTTGCTTCATCAAGGAAGAGCACCAAACCACGAAACTCGTTGAACAAAACAGAGACACAAAACTTGAAAGGTCTTATAAACAACACTGGCCATGCTGAGGGAAATGGTAATGGCTCCATCATCTTCGGTGGCTTTGATTCCTCCACCACCTACACTTCTGTTAAGCGTCGCAACTGA